Proteins encoded in a region of the Microbacterium neungamense genome:
- a CDS encoding DUF4192 domain-containing protein has translation MSTILHATDAAELLGLVPSLAGFTPRQSLILLPFRGRRTHGALRVDLPDPDVDPDEFADAAIELVDRIGGVDALALVVYTDEEPLSTPDGPLLPQLALAESLLDAADDAALRIVEALCVTPGGWGDYRDDEPELHPLDGIPTAPAVPGVGDVSGDQLAGAALPPSDLAETERVGRALADLCTVLQRERRGAWVPGPEENPQALAAAVMLDDVPAFAEAVLESPDDLPPFTCAALLWCLNRPVFRDAIIVQWATDAAFGTRALAAQLAFADAGSTVPDDVGEVFLGRGARPDPDRLGCALSVARRAAACAPRAARPGALVAAAWLAWALGRSSHAAEYLRQALEIDPQHSMASLLRTVLAAAMLPEWTLRRA, from the coding sequence ATGAGCACGATTCTGCACGCCACCGATGCCGCCGAGCTCCTCGGCCTCGTCCCCTCCCTCGCCGGGTTCACGCCCCGGCAGAGCCTCATCCTGCTGCCGTTCCGCGGCCGGCGGACGCACGGCGCCCTGCGCGTCGACCTTCCCGATCCCGACGTCGACCCGGACGAGTTCGCGGATGCCGCGATCGAGCTCGTCGACCGCATCGGCGGCGTGGACGCCCTCGCGCTCGTCGTGTACACCGACGAGGAGCCGCTGAGCACGCCGGACGGACCGCTGCTGCCGCAGCTCGCACTGGCGGAGTCGCTGCTGGATGCGGCCGACGACGCGGCGCTGCGGATCGTCGAAGCCCTGTGCGTCACACCCGGCGGCTGGGGCGACTACCGCGACGACGAGCCCGAGCTCCACCCGCTCGACGGGATCCCGACCGCCCCGGCCGTACCCGGCGTCGGCGACGTCTCCGGCGACCAGCTCGCCGGAGCCGCGCTCCCGCCGAGCGACCTGGCCGAGACGGAGCGCGTCGGGCGGGCTCTCGCCGACCTGTGCACGGTGCTGCAGCGCGAACGGCGCGGCGCCTGGGTCCCCGGCCCGGAGGAGAATCCGCAGGCGCTGGCAGCCGCGGTGATGCTCGACGACGTGCCGGCCTTCGCCGAGGCGGTGCTGGAGAGTCCGGACGATCTGCCGCCGTTCACGTGCGCCGCCCTGCTGTGGTGTCTGAACCGGCCGGTGTTCCGGGACGCCATCATCGTGCAGTGGGCGACCGACGCGGCCTTCGGCACCCGCGCCCTCGCCGCGCAGCTGGCCTTCGCCGACGCGGGCTCCACGGTGCCCGACGACGTCGGCGAGGTGTTCCTCGGGCGCGGAGCGCGCCCCGACCCCGACCGCCTCGGGTGTGCGCTGTCGGTGGCGCGGCGGGCGGCTGCCTGCGCGCCGCGCGCGGCCCGGCCCGGCGCGCTCGTGGCGGCCGCCTGGCTGGCGTGGGCGCTGGGCCGTTCCTCTCACGCCGCCGAGTACCTGCGCCAGGCGCTGGAGATCGACCCGCAGCACAGCATGGCCTCGCTGCTGCGCACCGTGCTCGCCGCGGCGATGCTGCCGGAATGGACGCTGAGGCGGGCGTGA
- the cls gene encoding cardiolipin synthase: MSTWPWWVVLAYAVVDITVRIVAIVTIPRNRRPTAAMAWLLAIFFIPVFGVLLFLLIGNPKLPRARRRKQERINDYIADTARHLHFGTLRPDAPEWFPPLVHMNQSMGALPLSGDNGAHLISDYQASIDAMAEEIRRAREYVHVEFYILQADASTDGFFQALEDAAARGIPVRVLLDYWANRWKPKYRQTVRRLEAMGADWHLMLPVQPLRGRIQRPDLRNHRKLLVVDGRVGFLGSQNITDSSYNLPKNIRRGLHWVDLMVRVDGPVVSSINAVFLSDYYAETDRVPEGIDITRVETGSGDLDCQIVPSGPGFEVENNLRLFLTLLYAARSKIMIVSPYFVPDEALLQAVTAACDRGVQVELFVSEEGDQAMVFHAQRSYYEALLRAGVRIWMYRKPYILHTKSLTIDDQVAVIGSSNMDMRSFGLNMEISMLVRGEEFVREVRAVEDEYRALSRELTLEEWLKQPLRSTVLDNLARLTSALQ, translated from the coding sequence ATCTCGACCTGGCCCTGGTGGGTCGTCCTCGCCTACGCCGTGGTCGACATCACGGTCCGCATCGTCGCGATCGTCACCATCCCGCGCAACCGCCGCCCCACCGCCGCGATGGCCTGGCTGCTGGCGATCTTCTTCATCCCGGTGTTCGGGGTGCTGCTGTTCCTGCTCATCGGCAATCCGAAGCTGCCCCGCGCCCGCCGCCGCAAGCAGGAGCGGATCAACGATTACATCGCCGACACCGCCCGCCACCTGCACTTCGGCACCCTGCGCCCGGACGCCCCGGAGTGGTTCCCGCCGCTCGTGCACATGAACCAGTCGATGGGCGCCCTGCCGCTCTCCGGCGACAACGGCGCCCACCTCATCTCCGACTACCAGGCGTCCATCGACGCGATGGCCGAGGAGATCCGCCGCGCCCGGGAGTACGTGCACGTCGAGTTCTACATCCTGCAGGCGGACGCCTCCACCGACGGCTTCTTCCAGGCGCTGGAGGACGCCGCGGCCCGCGGCATCCCGGTGCGGGTGCTGCTGGACTACTGGGCCAACCGCTGGAAGCCGAAGTACCGACAGACCGTCCGCCGCCTCGAGGCGATGGGTGCCGACTGGCATCTGATGCTTCCGGTGCAGCCGCTGCGCGGCCGCATCCAGCGCCCCGACCTGCGCAACCACCGCAAGCTCCTCGTCGTGGACGGGAGGGTCGGCTTCCTGGGTTCGCAGAACATCACCGACTCCTCCTACAACCTGCCGAAGAACATCCGCAGGGGCCTGCACTGGGTGGACCTGATGGTGCGCGTGGACGGGCCGGTCGTGTCCAGCATCAACGCGGTGTTCCTGTCGGACTACTACGCCGAGACCGACCGGGTGCCCGAGGGGATCGACATCACCCGCGTGGAGACCGGCAGCGGCGACCTGGACTGCCAGATCGTGCCGTCCGGCCCCGGATTCGAGGTGGAGAACAACCTGCGGCTGTTCCTCACCCTGCTGTATGCGGCGCGGTCGAAGATCATGATCGTGAGTCCGTACTTCGTGCCCGACGAGGCGCTGCTGCAGGCGGTCACGGCCGCCTGCGACCGGGGTGTGCAGGTGGAGCTGTTCGTCTCGGAGGAGGGCGACCAGGCGATGGTCTTCCACGCGCAGCGCAGCTACTACGAGGCGCTGCTGCGCGCCGGCGTGCGCATCTGGATGTACCGCAAGCCGTACATCCTGCACACCAAGAGCCTCACGATCGACGACCAGGTCGCGGTGATCGGCTCCAGCAACATGGACATGCGCTCCTTCGGCCTGAACATGGAGATCTCGATGCTCGTCCGCGGGGAGGAGTTCGTGCGGGAGGTGCGCGCGGTCGAGGACGAGTACCGCGCGCTCAGTCGCGAGCTCACCCTGGAGGAGTGGCTGAAGCAGCCGCTGCGCTCCACGGTGCTGGACAACCTTGCCCGGCTCACCTCCGCGCTGCAGTAG
- a CDS encoding diacylglycerol/lipid kinase family protein: MESTGHEGSHAALVYNPIKVEQMRLRAALLAHSKQHGWAPPRFYETSVEDPGQEATRAALRDSAAAVLVAGGDGTVRAVSEAMAGTGIPLAVVPSGTGNLFARNLGLPLAGPEAMIEAVFSGFRHPVDIGWVTLVRPDGSSSEHAFVVLAGVGLDADMIANTKAELKRSVGWVAYIDGAARSLPGARPFRILYQVDDGRLHSTKVHSVLFANCGSLPAGIALVPDASLDDGTLDIAVIQPTGPLGWLGLWRKIWWDNSVLLRTRAGRRVLERRGRDASIHYLRGRTAEAAMPTPASIELDGDEFGEAVRMLCRIQQGGLTIVLPPGHDTTRF, from the coding sequence ATGGAGAGCACCGGGCACGAGGGGTCGCACGCGGCCCTCGTGTACAACCCGATCAAGGTGGAGCAGATGCGCCTGCGGGCCGCCCTGCTCGCGCACTCGAAGCAGCACGGCTGGGCGCCGCCGCGGTTCTACGAGACGAGCGTGGAGGATCCCGGGCAGGAGGCGACGCGCGCGGCGCTCCGCGACAGCGCGGCCGCGGTGCTGGTCGCCGGCGGGGACGGCACGGTGCGGGCGGTGTCGGAGGCGATGGCGGGAACGGGGATCCCCCTCGCGGTGGTGCCGAGCGGCACCGGCAATCTCTTCGCCCGCAACCTCGGCCTCCCGCTCGCCGGCCCGGAGGCGATGATCGAGGCCGTCTTCAGCGGCTTCCGCCACCCCGTCGACATCGGCTGGGTGACCCTGGTCCGCCCGGACGGCTCCTCCTCCGAGCACGCGTTCGTCGTGCTCGCGGGGGTCGGCCTGGACGCCGACATGATCGCGAACACGAAGGCCGAGTTGAAGCGCTCGGTGGGCTGGGTGGCGTACATCGACGGGGCGGCGCGGTCGCTGCCCGGTGCGCGCCCGTTCCGCATCCTGTACCAGGTGGACGACGGGCGGCTGCACTCCACCAAGGTGCACAGCGTGCTGTTCGCCAACTGCGGGTCGCTGCCGGCGGGCATCGCCCTCGTGCCGGACGCCTCGCTCGACGACGGCACCCTCGACATCGCGGTGATCCAGCCGACCGGACCGCTGGGCTGGCTGGGCCTGTGGCGCAAGATCTGGTGGGACAACTCGGTGCTGCTGCGCACCCGGGCCGGCCGGCGCGTGCTGGAGCGGCGCGGCCGGGACGCCTCGATCCACTACCTGCGCGGGCGGACGGCCGAGGCGGCGATGCCCACGCCGGCGTCGATCGAGCTCGACGGCGACGAGTTCGGCGAGGCGGTGCGGATGCTGTGCCGCATCCAGCAGGGCGGCCTGACCATCGTGCTGCCGCCCGGCCACGACACCACCCGCTTCTGA
- the serS gene encoding serine--tRNA ligase, with translation MIDLALLRDEPELVRRSQIARGNAPETVDAAIEADRSRRAALTRYEELRAEQNAFGRVVAKAPKEDKPALVAQAKVLAEKVKQAQHAANEAADAAASALARIENVVIEGVPAGGEEDFVELRRVGEIPAFPFEPRDHLELGELLGAIDMERGAKVSGSRFYFLRGVGARLEIALMNLALDTALRNGFEPLITPTLVRPEIMQGTGFLGEHADEVYHLDKDDDLYLVGTSEVPLAGYHKDEILDLSAGPLRYAGWSTCYRREAGSYGKDTRGIIRVHQFNKLEMFVYTTQEDAEAEHERLVALQEEMLTSLGLAYRVIDVAAGDLGSSAARKYDIEAWVPTQNAFRELTSTSNCTTFQARRLDIRYRPEVADAGEEASAAPAKTQHVATLNGTLATTRWIVALLETHQREDGSVTVPEVLRPYLGGLEVLRPVSAA, from the coding sequence ATGATCGATCTCGCCCTTCTCCGCGACGAGCCCGAGCTCGTCCGACGCTCACAGATCGCGCGCGGGAACGCGCCCGAGACCGTCGATGCGGCGATCGAGGCCGACCGATCGCGGCGCGCCGCGCTGACCCGCTACGAGGAGCTGCGGGCCGAGCAGAACGCGTTCGGCCGCGTCGTGGCGAAGGCGCCCAAGGAGGACAAGCCCGCCCTGGTCGCTCAGGCCAAGGTGCTCGCCGAGAAGGTGAAGCAGGCGCAGCACGCCGCGAACGAGGCGGCGGATGCCGCGGCATCCGCCCTCGCCCGGATCGAGAACGTGGTGATCGAGGGCGTACCCGCCGGCGGCGAGGAGGACTTCGTCGAGCTGCGCCGGGTGGGGGAGATCCCGGCCTTCCCGTTCGAGCCGCGCGACCACCTCGAGCTGGGCGAGCTGCTCGGGGCGATCGACATGGAGCGCGGGGCGAAGGTCTCCGGCTCCCGCTTCTACTTCCTGCGCGGCGTCGGCGCGCGCCTGGAGATCGCGTTGATGAACCTCGCGCTCGACACCGCGCTGCGCAACGGCTTCGAGCCCCTGATCACCCCCACCCTGGTGCGGCCGGAGATCATGCAGGGCACCGGCTTCCTCGGCGAGCACGCCGACGAGGTGTACCACCTCGACAAGGACGACGACCTGTACCTCGTCGGCACCAGCGAAGTGCCGCTGGCGGGGTACCACAAGGACGAGATCCTCGACCTGTCCGCGGGGCCCCTCCGCTACGCCGGCTGGTCGACCTGCTACCGCCGCGAGGCCGGCTCGTACGGCAAGGACACCCGGGGCATCATCCGGGTGCACCAGTTCAACAAGCTGGAGATGTTCGTCTACACCACGCAGGAGGACGCCGAGGCCGAGCACGAGCGCCTCGTCGCCCTGCAGGAGGAGATGCTGACGTCGCTCGGCCTCGCCTACCGCGTGATCGATGTGGCGGCCGGCGACCTCGGCTCGAGCGCCGCGCGCAAGTACGACATCGAGGCATGGGTGCCGACGCAGAACGCGTTCCGCGAGCTCACCTCCACGTCGAACTGCACCACCTTCCAGGCCCGCCGGCTCGACATCCGGTACCGGCCAGAGGTGGCGGATGCCGGTGAGGAGGCATCCGCCGCGCCGGCGAAGACGCAGCACGTCGCCACGCTGAACGGCACGCTGGCGACCACGCGCTGGATCGTCGCCCTGCTCGAGACGCACCAGCGCGAGGACGGCTCGGTGACGGTGCCCGAGGTGCTGCGGCCCTACCTCGGCGGGCTCGAGGTCCTCCGGCCGGTGTCGGCGGCATGA
- a CDS encoding HAD family hydrolase: protein MTARGLVALDIDGTLILPDETLSPGAADAVAQVRDAGYEVLLATGRSWAATAQFVDLLGITSDFTVCSNGAVTLHRRGGEWEHWHVETFDPGPVLSMLRERLPEARYMVELGTGQRLYTAMLDDWTLDGGRQVPFEELIAQQVSRVVVVSPQHDEEDFKRLVSEVGLNEVTYAIGWTAWLDIAPDGVDKGTALERVRAELGIAADQVLVAGDGRNDIGMFGWALRNGGRAIAMGQAPDEVRDAAGEITGHVEEGGLATVLTGLVAAAR from the coding sequence ATGACGGCGCGCGGCCTGGTCGCCTTGGACATCGACGGCACGCTGATCCTGCCGGACGAGACGCTGAGCCCGGGCGCGGCCGACGCCGTGGCGCAGGTGCGGGACGCCGGCTACGAGGTGCTGCTCGCGACCGGGCGCAGCTGGGCGGCGACCGCGCAGTTCGTCGACCTGCTGGGCATCACCAGCGACTTCACGGTGTGCTCGAACGGCGCGGTCACGCTCCACCGCCGCGGCGGCGAATGGGAGCACTGGCACGTGGAGACCTTCGACCCGGGTCCGGTGCTGTCGATGCTGCGGGAGCGGCTGCCCGAGGCCCGGTACATGGTGGAGCTCGGCACCGGCCAGCGGCTGTACACCGCGATGCTGGACGACTGGACGCTCGACGGCGGCCGCCAGGTGCCGTTCGAGGAGCTCATCGCGCAGCAGGTGTCGCGCGTGGTGGTCGTGTCGCCGCAGCACGACGAGGAGGACTTCAAGCGCCTGGTGTCGGAGGTGGGCCTGAACGAGGTCACCTACGCGATCGGCTGGACGGCGTGGCTCGACATCGCCCCGGACGGCGTCGACAAGGGCACCGCGCTGGAGCGGGTGCGTGCGGAGCTCGGCATCGCTGCGGACCAGGTGCTCGTCGCCGGCGACGGACGCAACGACATCGGCATGTTCGGCTGGGCGCTGCGCAACGGCGGCCGCGCGATCGCGATGGGGCAGGCCCCGGACGAGGTGCGGGATGCGGCCGGCGAGATCACCGGCCACGTCGAGGAGGGCGGGCTGGCCACCGTGCTCACCGGACTCGTCGCCGCGGCCCGCTGA
- a CDS encoding LCP family protein has translation MSESTRHPVARHGQQRTPSAASQLMKLIGIGLAVLLVSGLGVVGFVVAGWSNTVNANAVELEGQKDLPPDIGAYKGGFDILLSGVDTCEAEIAHLFGDRCSGPDANGTLNDVNLLVHVSEEPRRVTAVSFPRDLMLPIPECTDEEGNTSGPMRKQPLNTAYGYGGLNCVTKTISELTGEDIEFAASVTFGGVIQITDAIGGVEVCLASPIKDYHTGLDMAAGTHTIQGYQALQFLRTRHGVGDGSDLGRIGNQQQYMTRLVRKLISDEVLGNVPTMLKLADTGIKNVEPSTSLADPMKIVQIALAVKDVPFEDIVFVQYPTYTDPDDPNKVVPDEEAATALWDAVKANKQLQITHEATENDGVVLEEGTADPAVPAPDGEAPDAGAPTETPAPDASATPDDAVALPSTIRGNSAAQLTCSNGNVR, from the coding sequence GTGAGCGAGTCGACCAGGCATCCCGTCGCCCGTCACGGCCAGCAGCGCACTCCGAGCGCCGCATCCCAGCTGATGAAGCTCATCGGCATCGGCCTGGCCGTGCTGCTCGTGAGCGGTCTGGGCGTCGTCGGGTTCGTGGTGGCCGGATGGTCGAACACGGTCAACGCGAACGCGGTGGAGCTGGAGGGGCAGAAGGACCTGCCGCCGGACATCGGCGCGTACAAGGGCGGATTCGACATCCTTCTCAGCGGCGTCGACACCTGCGAGGCAGAGATCGCGCATCTCTTCGGCGATCGCTGCAGCGGCCCCGACGCCAACGGCACCCTCAACGACGTGAACCTGCTCGTGCACGTCTCCGAGGAGCCGCGCCGGGTGACGGCGGTGAGCTTCCCGCGCGACCTGATGCTGCCGATCCCGGAGTGCACCGACGAGGAGGGCAACACCAGCGGCCCGATGCGCAAGCAGCCGCTGAACACCGCGTACGGCTACGGCGGGCTGAACTGCGTCACCAAGACGATCTCCGAGCTCACCGGCGAGGACATCGAGTTCGCGGCATCCGTCACCTTCGGCGGCGTGATCCAGATCACGGACGCGATCGGCGGTGTCGAGGTGTGCCTCGCCTCGCCGATCAAGGACTACCATACCGGCCTCGACATGGCCGCCGGGACTCACACCATCCAGGGCTACCAGGCGCTGCAGTTCCTGCGGACCCGCCACGGCGTCGGCGACGGCAGCGACCTCGGCCGCATCGGCAACCAGCAGCAGTACATGACGCGCCTGGTGCGCAAGCTCATCAGCGACGAGGTGCTCGGCAACGTGCCGACGATGCTCAAGCTCGCCGACACCGGCATCAAGAACGTCGAGCCGAGCACGTCGCTCGCCGACCCGATGAAGATCGTGCAGATCGCTCTCGCCGTCAAGGACGTGCCGTTCGAGGACATCGTCTTCGTGCAGTACCCGACCTACACCGACCCGGACGACCCGAACAAGGTGGTGCCGGACGAGGAGGCCGCGACCGCGCTGTGGGATGCGGTGAAGGCGAACAAGCAGCTGCAGATCACCCACGAGGCGACCGAGAACGACGGCGTCGTGCTCGAGGAGGGGACCGCCGACCCGGCCGTGCCTGCGCCGGACGGCGAGGCGCCCGATGCCGGCGCCCCCACCGAGACGCCCGCGCCCGACGCCAGCGCCACTCCGGACGACGCGGTCGCGCTGCCGTCGACGATCCGCGGCAACTCCGCGGCGCAGCTGACCTGCTCCAACGGCAACGTGCGCTGA
- a CDS encoding mannitol dehydrogenase family protein, translating to MPRARQHPAGAPAAIRERAPPSRRHDDGAGAVLDLLTAPTTRIVSLTVTEGGYNINQATGEFLLTSPDVAADLEDGAEPRTVFGLIVEALRRRRDAGAPAFTVMSCDNLQDNGRIARRAILTFAEAKDPELARWIDAQVRFPNSMVDRITPATTAEDVADTARLTGLSDEWPVVCEPFFQWVLEDTFSAGRPPYERTRVQVVDDVEPYELMKLRLLNASHQALCYFGHLLGYRLVHDATRDPLIADLLRRYMAEEATPTLRPVPGIDLAAYRDELIRRFSNPEVRDTIARLCAESSDRIPKWLVPVIRERLDAGGDVRRAAAVVASWARYATGVDEQGEPIEVVDNRREQVMAAARDDSDPLAFVRDPDLFGDLATRPGFTEPYLHALRVLRSDGARALLTQLAGDAS from the coding sequence GTGCCGCGCGCGCGACAGCATCCGGCCGGTGCACCTGCAGCCATCCGAGAACGGGCCCCGCCATCCCGGCGGCACGACGACGGTGCCGGGGCGGTCCTCGACCTCCTCACCGCGCCGACCACGCGGATCGTGTCGCTGACGGTCACCGAGGGCGGCTACAACATCAACCAGGCGACCGGGGAGTTCCTGCTCACCTCCCCCGACGTCGCCGCCGACCTGGAGGACGGCGCCGAGCCGCGCACCGTGTTCGGGCTCATCGTCGAGGCGCTGCGCCGGCGCCGCGATGCCGGCGCCCCGGCCTTCACGGTCATGAGCTGCGACAACCTTCAGGACAACGGCCGCATCGCCCGGCGCGCGATCCTCACCTTCGCCGAGGCCAAGGATCCCGAGCTGGCGCGGTGGATCGACGCACAGGTGCGGTTCCCGAACTCGATGGTGGACCGGATCACCCCGGCCACCACCGCCGAGGACGTGGCCGACACGGCGCGGCTGACGGGGCTCTCGGACGAATGGCCGGTCGTGTGCGAGCCGTTCTTCCAGTGGGTGCTGGAGGACACCTTCAGCGCGGGCCGGCCGCCGTACGAGCGGACGCGGGTGCAGGTCGTGGACGACGTCGAACCGTACGAGCTGATGAAGCTGCGTCTGCTGAACGCCTCGCACCAGGCGCTGTGCTACTTCGGGCACCTCCTCGGCTACCGGCTCGTGCACGACGCGACGCGCGATCCGCTGATCGCCGATCTGCTGCGCCGGTACATGGCGGAGGAGGCGACCCCCACGCTGCGACCGGTTCCGGGCATCGACCTCGCCGCCTACCGGGACGAGCTGATCCGCCGTTTCTCGAACCCGGAGGTGCGGGACACGATCGCACGGCTGTGCGCCGAGTCCAGCGACCGGATCCCGAAGTGGCTGGTGCCGGTGATCCGGGAGCGGCTGGACGCCGGCGGCGACGTGCGCCGGGCCGCCGCCGTCGTCGCATCCTGGGCGCGCTACGCCACCGGCGTCGACGAGCAGGGTGAGCCGATCGAGGTCGTCGACAACCGCAGGGAGCAGGTGATGGCCGCCGCGAGGGACGACAGCGATCCGCTCGCGTTCGTCCGCGATCCAGACCTGTTCGGCGACCTCGCCACCCGTCCCGGTTTCACCGAGCCGTACCTGCACGCCCTGCGCGTGCTGCGCAGCGACGGCGCGCGGGCACTGCTGACGCAGCTCGCCGGGGACGCTTCCTGA
- a CDS encoding xylulokinase, with translation MAGPVLGWLQVHRPDAVARAARALSPKDWLRSRLVPGSLVTDASDASATLMWDVFADDWCTGLLEEAGLPVELLPEVRPSDAEAGRIPGDVARSWGLPEGIPVAVGCADVAATMLAVEDPDAVAAVVLGTGAQAVAMGVVPQRSSAPRHHTYRATDDRRYAMVASTNAGLALTRVCTLLGIEWPELYASPFDALGPDDPVFLPFFAAERLPDPLPGGRASWRRLSSHGGRELLAASAVEAVLFGVRRALEALPVGRGPVQVAGGGTADPRVRQFLADALDRPLLVSEARDATALGAAHLALRTLGRAPKRRVGSLALLRPSRSVDERYDLYRRELERALLD, from the coding sequence ATGGCGGGGCCCGTTCTCGGATGGCTGCAGGTGCACCGGCCGGATGCTGTCGCGCGCGCGGCACGGGCGCTCTCGCCGAAGGACTGGCTGCGTTCGCGACTCGTTCCGGGATCGCTCGTGACGGATGCATCCGACGCCTCCGCCACGCTGATGTGGGACGTCTTCGCGGACGACTGGTGCACCGGTCTCCTCGAGGAGGCAGGGCTTCCGGTCGAGCTCCTCCCGGAGGTGCGGCCGTCCGACGCGGAGGCGGGGCGGATCCCCGGTGACGTGGCGCGCAGCTGGGGGCTGCCGGAGGGGATCCCCGTCGCGGTGGGATGCGCCGACGTGGCCGCGACGATGCTCGCCGTGGAGGACCCGGATGCCGTCGCGGCGGTCGTCCTCGGCACCGGCGCTCAGGCAGTCGCGATGGGCGTGGTGCCGCAGCGATCGTCCGCGCCCCGCCACCACACCTACCGCGCCACCGACGACCGTCGCTACGCGATGGTCGCGTCGACGAACGCGGGTCTCGCCCTCACCCGGGTCTGCACGCTCCTCGGCATCGAATGGCCGGAGCTCTACGCCTCGCCGTTCGATGCGCTCGGCCCCGACGACCCGGTGTTCCTGCCGTTCTTCGCGGCGGAGCGGCTTCCCGACCCGCTGCCCGGCGGACGTGCCTCGTGGCGACGGCTGTCCTCCCACGGCGGACGGGAACTGCTTGCGGCGTCGGCGGTCGAGGCTGTGCTGTTCGGTGTCCGGCGGGCGCTCGAGGCGCTGCCCGTCGGGCGGGGGCCGGTGCAGGTCGCGGGAGGCGGAACGGCCGACCCGCGCGTGCGGCAGTTCCTGGCGGATGCACTGGACAGGCCGCTCCTCGTCTCCGAGGCGCGGGACGCGACGGCGCTGGGGGCGGCGCACCTGGCGCTGCGGACGCTCGGACGGGCCCCGAAGCGCCGAGTCGGCTCGCTCGCGCTGCTGCGGCCTTCGCGCTCCGTGGACGAGCGCTACGACCTCTATCGACGCGAGCTCGAGCGCGCCCTGCTCGACTGA
- a CDS encoding alpha/beta hydrolase: protein MFEGFAEETIDTGGARIFARHGGEGPAVLLLHGHPRTSATWHRAAPLLVEAGFTVVCADLRGYGRSVGPAPAADHRPHSKRAVALDMVRVMSHLGHECFAVMGHDRGSYVAFRLALDHPDRVIALGVFDGVPLTEHLDRGGTRFVLRWWHWFFFAQPEIPERVIGRDPDAWYQSRHHGDPAIMGEENHAEWRAATHRPEVIRAMLEDYRAGVTVDAELERADRAAGRRLTMPVLSLWSQRDDLEELVGDPREIWREWADVVEGRAIDSGHHMAEEAPEEVAAAVTGFLDRAIGRGAEPGSLHGSVS from the coding sequence GTGTTCGAAGGATTCGCCGAGGAGACGATCGACACCGGCGGCGCCCGCATCTTCGCGCGTCACGGCGGCGAGGGGCCGGCCGTGCTTCTGCTGCACGGGCATCCGCGGACCTCGGCCACCTGGCACCGGGCGGCACCCCTGCTGGTCGAGGCCGGCTTCACGGTCGTGTGCGCCGACCTCCGCGGCTACGGCCGATCCGTCGGCCCGGCACCGGCGGCGGATCACCGTCCGCATTCCAAACGCGCGGTCGCGCTCGACATGGTGCGGGTGATGTCGCACCTCGGCCACGAGTGCTTCGCCGTGATGGGGCACGACCGCGGCAGCTACGTCGCGTTCCGGCTGGCCCTCGACCACCCCGACCGGGTCATCGCGCTGGGCGTGTTCGACGGCGTTCCTCTCACCGAGCACCTGGACCGAGGCGGCACGCGCTTCGTGCTGCGCTGGTGGCACTGGTTCTTCTTCGCGCAGCCCGAGATCCCCGAGCGGGTGATCGGCCGGGACCCGGATGCCTGGTATCAGAGCAGGCATCACGGCGACCCGGCGATCATGGGCGAGGAGAACCATGCGGAATGGCGGGCCGCCACGCATCGCCCGGAGGTGATCCGGGCCATGCTCGAGGACTACCGCGCCGGGGTGACCGTGGACGCCGAACTCGAACGTGCCGATCGCGCCGCCGGCCGCCGGCTCACCATGCCCGTGCTGTCTCTGTGGTCGCAGCGGGACGATCTCGAGGAGCTCGTCGGCGACCCGCGGGAGATCTGGCGGGAATGGGCGGACGTCGTCGAAGGACGGGCCATCGACTCCGGTCATCACATGGCGGAGGAGGCCCCTGAGGAGGTCGCCGCTGCGGTGACCGGTTTCCTCGACCGGGCGATCGGCCGGGGCGCCGAACCGGGATCACTGCACGGCTCCGTCTCCTGA
- a CDS encoding asparagine synthase, with the protein MGRTADAIAEGVAIATSAARLAVKNHILVGTIAQGGVFDMEKYAEDARQALLAMAKESDEAAQHLEQLRKRARGRHSDPSGTHDYRDRDVRNLKKRAKQSQGVASRLREMTEDPEALRELVESARQAAWEDVRSNLDRRLRVEGMRPDQDPDYETMREARMQALKLVDLQALASDRRARRKRQKAAEKAAAKAAGKG; encoded by the coding sequence GTGGGACGGACAGCGGACGCCATCGCGGAAGGCGTGGCCATCGCGACGTCCGCGGCGCGCCTCGCCGTCAAGAACCACATCCTCGTGGGCACCATCGCCCAGGGCGGCGTCTTCGACATGGAGAAGTACGCCGAGGACGCCCGGCAGGCGCTCCTCGCGATGGCGAAGGAATCCGACGAGGCCGCCCAGCACCTGGAGCAGCTGCGGAAGCGAGCCCGAGGCCGGCACTCCGACCCCTCCGGCACGCACGACTACCGCGACCGCGACGTGCGCAATCTGAAGAAGCGGGCCAAGCAGTCGCAGGGCGTCGCCAGCCGCCTGCGCGAGATGACGGAGGATCCCGAGGCCCTGCGCGAGCTGGTCGAGTCGGCGCGCCAGGCGGCCTGGGAGGACGTCCGCTCCAACCTCGATCGCCGCCTGCGGGTCGAGGGCATGCGCCCCGACCAGGATCCGGACTACGAGACGATGCGCGAGGCGCGGATGCAGGCCCTCAAGCTCGTCGATCTGCAGGCCCTGGCCTCCGACCGCCGCGCCCGCCGCAAGCGCCAGAAGGCGGCCGAGAAGGCCGCCGCGAAAGCGGCCGGGAAGGGCTGA